The proteins below come from a single Thalassotalea ponticola genomic window:
- a CDS encoding HlyD family efflux transporter periplasmic adaptor subunit: protein MRNNQRSLASQSQPENSKSASSTSSSNSLPPSKSANVTSTNVNPSTDPIVGASNEVKKNSQHTKRLFRTQVMQSKNRFYCDVSIKQPISFAMLTALLMLLVAVCLWYLLNHQYTRKTHVSGYIQPIQGLVTLNAERQGLIKRVEVEEGEKVSPGDVLMVIEQARLSHNNQQLDNVYQNQIMTLQESLAFLVSEQNNLLKLQQLKRQSLALNASQTSSILDNVKRQLTALVDKINHENKRLTNFNNLHANGYLASDTLMLQKQKLISLEQQRLELEQQVLQHHAQIANINQQLEQLDYSQSSALAENKHQQQRVKQQLSEAMYQRQYSVVAQTSGTITNLRYKQGQSVSAGDPLLTIVPSDATMEAVLLVPTRGFGFIEKGHVTQLKYQAFPYQHFGMYQGKVVSVANAVITRADHTMPLRLQEPVYKVTVALDKQTVNAYGRSIALRPGMLLQAEIALDKRSLMHWLLEPIYSLKGRS from the coding sequence ATGCGAAATAACCAACGCTCTCTAGCAAGCCAAAGTCAGCCCGAAAACAGCAAAAGCGCCTCGTCAACGTCGTCCAGTAACTCATTACCCCCGTCTAAATCAGCAAATGTGACATCGACCAATGTCAACCCGAGTACTGACCCTATAGTTGGTGCGAGTAACGAGGTTAAAAAAAATAGTCAGCATACAAAGCGCTTGTTTCGCACTCAGGTAATGCAGTCAAAAAATCGATTTTATTGTGATGTCAGCATCAAACAGCCAATAAGCTTTGCGATGCTCACTGCACTACTGATGTTGTTGGTTGCTGTGTGCCTTTGGTACTTACTCAATCATCAATACACGCGCAAAACCCACGTCAGTGGCTATATTCAACCGATACAAGGGTTGGTCACTCTCAATGCTGAACGCCAAGGCTTGATTAAACGAGTCGAGGTAGAAGAAGGTGAAAAAGTCTCTCCAGGTGATGTGCTGATGGTGATTGAGCAGGCGAGATTGAGCCACAATAACCAACAACTAGACAATGTTTATCAAAACCAAATTATGACATTACAGGAGAGCCTTGCTTTCCTTGTCAGCGAACAAAATAACCTGCTAAAGCTGCAACAGCTCAAACGTCAAAGCTTGGCCCTCAATGCGAGTCAAACATCATCGATACTCGATAACGTTAAGCGTCAGTTAACTGCACTGGTAGATAAAATTAATCATGAAAATAAACGGTTAACCAATTTTAACAACTTGCATGCAAACGGCTATCTCGCCAGTGACACATTAATGTTACAAAAGCAAAAGCTGATTTCGTTAGAGCAGCAGCGGCTTGAACTCGAACAGCAAGTATTACAACACCACGCGCAAATAGCCAATATTAACCAGCAGTTAGAGCAACTAGATTACAGCCAAAGCTCGGCGTTGGCAGAAAACAAGCATCAACAGCAGCGGGTCAAACAGCAGCTTAGTGAAGCGATGTATCAACGACAATACAGCGTGGTTGCACAAACATCAGGAACGATCACCAATCTTCGTTATAAGCAGGGGCAAAGCGTCTCTGCTGGCGATCCGTTACTGACTATCGTACCGAGTGATGCAACCATGGAAGCCGTCTTGTTGGTGCCAACGCGCGGTTTTGGTTTTATTGAAAAAGGACATGTGACGCAGTTGAAATATCAAGCATTTCCTTATCAACATTTTGGTATGTATCAAGGCAAAGTCGTCAGTGTTGCCAACGCGGTGATCACACGTGCCGATCACACCATGCCACTCAGATTACAAGAGCCCGTGTACAAAGTAACCGTTGCACTTGATAAGCAAACGGTTAATGCCTACGGTCGTTCAATCGCCTTGCGCCCTGGGATGTTATTGCAAGCGGAAATTGCACTTGATAAGAGAAGCTTAATGCATTGGTTGCTAGAGCCTATATACAGCCTCAAAGGCCGAAGTTGA
- a CDS encoding transposase, whose protein sequence is MPRKPRHYLANIPYYIVLKGAQHRLVFNQQQDCQKFCQLLANMSDKYNVKVHAYHLLQAQIHLLLSAQSHTDMPSAMQFLNSSYSKYYNRRYQQKGRLFESRHKASMVDPDSYLLSVMAYIETQIQPQINNQISLSSLRYNSGVAEIVGLDRSANDDTPNSDDFIQPHERYLKLGSDKEQRQQSYHRLFNEQLDKSTTDFICANIAINFPIASPYFIRNLSFEAQLLFAHAKRGRPRKDRPSVFHIAMAKNRQFS, encoded by the coding sequence ATGCCTAGAAAACCTCGTCATTACCTAGCCAATATCCCCTACTATATTGTGCTCAAAGGCGCCCAACATCGCTTGGTATTTAATCAACAACAAGACTGTCAAAAATTTTGTCAATTACTGGCAAACATGAGTGATAAATACAATGTAAAAGTACACGCTTATCACTTACTGCAAGCGCAAATACACTTATTGCTATCAGCCCAATCGCATACTGACATGCCCTCTGCTATGCAGTTTTTAAATAGCAGTTACAGCAAGTATTACAATCGCCGCTATCAGCAAAAAGGACGTCTATTTGAAAGCCGCCACAAAGCAAGCATGGTGGATCCCGACAGCTATTTACTCTCAGTCATGGCCTACATAGAAACCCAAATACAACCACAAATCAACAACCAGATTTCATTGAGCAGTTTACGTTACAACAGCGGCGTGGCCGAAATTGTAGGACTCGATAGGTCGGCAAATGATGATACCCCCAATAGTGATGACTTTATTCAACCACACGAGCGTTATTTAAAGCTCGGCAGTGATAAAGAGCAACGCCAACAAAGTTATCACCGCCTTTTTAACGAACAACTTGACAAGTCGACCACTGATTTCATTTGCGCCAATATCGCTATCAACTTCCCCATTGCCAGCCCATATTTCATTCGCAATTTAAGCTTTGAAGCGCAATTGTTATTTGCGCATGCAAAGCGGGGACGGCCAAGAAAAGATCGACCTTCGGTATTTCACATCGCCATGGCTAAAAACAGACAATTCAGTTAA
- the galU gene encoding UTP--glucose-1-phosphate uridylyltransferase GalU, with protein sequence MLPATKAIPKEMLPVVDKPLIQYIVNECIDAGIKEIVLVTHSSKNAIENHFDKQFELETTLENRVKRQLLAEVQSICPKDVTIMHVRQGEAKGLGHAVLKALPIVGDEPFAVVLPDVLIDDAASDLKSENMAAMLKRFAQTGASQIMVEPVPMEQVSSYGVVDCGGEVLQPGQSHAMSQIVEKPAVEEAPSNLAVVGRYVLSNAIWSLLEFTPPGAGDEIQLTDAIASLMKLETVEAFHMTGKSHDCGSKIGYMKANVEYGLRHPELNGEFKQYLRSVIE encoded by the coding sequence ATGTTGCCAGCAACCAAAGCAATCCCCAAAGAAATGTTACCTGTGGTAGACAAGCCACTGATTCAATACATTGTAAATGAGTGTATTGACGCCGGTATTAAAGAAATAGTGTTAGTCACCCACTCGTCAAAGAACGCTATCGAAAATCACTTTGATAAGCAGTTTGAACTAGAAACCACATTAGAAAATCGAGTAAAACGCCAACTGTTAGCAGAAGTGCAATCCATTTGTCCTAAGGACGTAACAATTATGCATGTGCGCCAGGGCGAGGCCAAAGGATTGGGACATGCAGTACTCAAAGCTCTGCCTATTGTCGGCGACGAGCCCTTTGCCGTGGTGTTACCGGATGTACTAATTGATGACGCAGCAAGTGATTTGAAAAGCGAAAATATGGCCGCCATGCTCAAGCGTTTTGCTCAAACAGGCGCCAGTCAAATCATGGTCGAGCCGGTGCCTATGGAGCAGGTAAGCAGTTACGGCGTGGTAGATTGTGGCGGTGAAGTACTGCAACCGGGTCAATCTCATGCGATGAGTCAAATTGTCGAAAAACCAGCAGTCGAAGAGGCTCCTTCGAACTTGGCCGTGGTCGGTCGTTATGTTTTGTCCAATGCCATCTGGTCATTGTTAGAATTTACGCCTCCTGGTGCGGGTGACGAAATTCAATTGACCGATGCCATAGCGAGCTTAATGAAGCTAGAAACGGTAGAAGCTTTTCACATGACGGGCAAGTCCCACGACTGTGGATCAAAAATCGGTTATATGAAAGCGAACGTTGAATACGGCTTACGTCACCCCGAGTTAAACGGTGAATTTAAACAGTACTTGCGTTCGGTAATTGAATAA
- a CDS encoding universal stress protein — MDKILVIADPNFEQVTAIEQADKIAKALGATLHIVYFYYEDLRGLGRNGSALKNSLLARLDEKANDQLAQTCDNNLYTYEIVWQKHIAPWVNQYVEQHNVSMVIKTGHRSESMFYTPTDWHLLRETQAPIYIVSEQQWHNTHDILACVDLQTELSDKQQLNHTILEQARKLADIFGVNVQVLYVPLFSVLLRDLGIQYKDEVEAKVKADLMNKIGKLSKTYNIPGEHFHIHAGKPEWVIPSTAAQLHCQLVILGTVGRTGLKQKALGNTAEQILSHLKTDVLAFKPS, encoded by the coding sequence GTGGACAAAATCTTGGTTATAGCCGACCCAAACTTCGAGCAGGTAACGGCCATTGAGCAGGCCGATAAGATTGCCAAAGCACTTGGTGCAACATTGCATATTGTTTATTTTTATTACGAAGACTTACGCGGCTTAGGGCGCAATGGCTCGGCGTTGAAAAACAGTTTATTGGCGCGACTCGATGAAAAGGCCAACGATCAGTTAGCGCAAACCTGTGACAACAACCTCTATACTTATGAAATAGTCTGGCAAAAACACATTGCGCCTTGGGTTAATCAGTACGTCGAACAACACAATGTCAGCATGGTGATTAAAACTGGTCACCGCAGCGAGTCGATGTTTTACACTCCAACCGATTGGCATTTACTGCGCGAAACACAGGCCCCCATTTATATCGTCAGCGAGCAACAGTGGCACAACACCCACGACATTCTCGCCTGCGTTGACTTACAAACCGAACTTTCTGATAAACAACAACTTAACCACACCATTCTCGAACAAGCCCGCAAACTAGCCGATATTTTTGGCGTTAATGTACAAGTACTTTATGTGCCGTTGTTTTCAGTGCTTTTAAGAGATTTAGGTATTCAGTATAAAGATGAAGTTGAAGCCAAAGTAAAAGCAGATTTGATGAATAAAATTGGCAAATTATCCAAGACCTACAACATTCCTGGCGAACATTTTCACATTCACGCCGGTAAACCGGAGTGGGTCATTCCATCGACTGCCGCTCAGTTACATTGCCAATTGGTGATCCTCGGTACCGTGGGGCGAACTGGCTTAAAACAAAAAGCATTAGGCAATACCGCGGAGCAAATATTAAGTCATTTAAAAACCGATGTATTGGCGTTTAAACCGAGCTGA